The following is a genomic window from Pseudomonas lurida.
TACACCACCAGGCGAAGGTCCAGGCGCAGGCCGTTGGCGAATGCTTCCAGGAAGGTCGAGGCCGGCGTGTCGAGGATCATCTCGCGGTTGTAGACCAGCAGCGCCAGGCGCAGCAGGGAGAACATCACCATCATGACCAGTGCGCAGAGCAGCGTGTATGCCAGATGGGATTTGACGGTCGGTTGCAGCAGGCGATTAGAAGCTCGCTGCTGACTCAGGGCGTCCGGGTTTGCCATGTCGTTTCAGGACCCATTGGAAGTTTAAGTGACGAAGTATTGCAGTGGCGCGAATGGTGCCCGATCAACGGCAGCAAGGCTATTAATTACTGAACGCACACCACGGCCCCCGCCGTTAGTGGCACCTGAAGTAGAGCCTTGGCGGGGAAGTAAAGCCGGCGAATTGTCTTGGATGGAATGTGAAAATTCTGTGCAGCGAATATTTCGATACACAAATCTCAGGGGTGGGCTCAAACCAATGTGGGAGCGGGCTTGCTCGCGAATGCCGTGCTTCAGTCACCGATGTTTCGACTGACACGCCGCATTCGCGAGCAAGCCCGCTCCCACATGGACGGTGCTCACGCTAGATCTGTTGGATAATCAAATCCGCACATTACCCCTCGGCCCGGCAATCGCCCAGATGATCAGGCCCAGTACCGGCAGCAGCAGGATCAACAGGATCCACAGCACCTTGGCGCCTGTACTCGCGCCGCTTTTGAAGACGTTGATGATCGCCCAGATATCCAGCGCCAGGATGATCAGGCCAATCAAGCCATTAAAAGTGGAACCCATGGTGTCGCTCCTAAAATGAGGTATGCACCTTTAGGATAGTCAGCCCCAGCCGGGGTTCCGTTTTATTTCAGACGTGAACGGCGACCTTCAAGGCTTCCAGGGAGGGCTCACCCTTGATGCCGACTTCGGCACACAGCGCCAGCACACGCGGCAGGTCGTTGCCGTAGACCAGCACGGCCTGGATTTCGTCGTCCAGCGGTTGGCTGAAGTCGAGCAGCACATAGCCGCCGTCTTCCGGGCTGAGGGCGCTCATCTGGATCTGGATGCGGTTCAGCGCAGTAAGGGCTTCGGTCTTGGCCAGTTGCTTGGCCTTGAGGTTGAACGCCACGCCCGGGCCAAACGACGCGACGATCTGCGCGAACAGGTCGCCATAGGTGTCGGCCTGGAACAGCACAGTGTCCGGCAGGCTGCCAACCACAACCCACTCACCCAACGGAATGGGGAATGTATCGTCGTAGTTGATATCTGGGTTGGCCGCCAGGAACGCCGCCGGGTCCGCGTAGGCC
Proteins encoded in this region:
- a CDS encoding PLDc N-terminal domain-containing protein — protein: MGSTFNGLIGLIILALDIWAIINVFKSGASTGAKVLWILLILLLPVLGLIIWAIAGPRGNVRI